One window from the genome of Amphiprion ocellaris isolate individual 3 ecotype Okinawa chromosome 23, ASM2253959v1, whole genome shotgun sequence encodes:
- the gltpd2a gene encoding ceramide-1-phosphate transfer protein, whose amino-acid sequence MVFLRRTLLLRYLLLAAMLALLLFVSSFWLPQGGGRDCGTAWQPCLSFYSQRPEPLLVAAQWAEPEEAPPLIKECPGQSFQAWRLLLYLKSCLSKNDDVLLESYLLSWDQLINFMESLGSMVSFFSQKVKEKVVLIRELSLKHKAEAHGKPDSGLQTPAAFGLKEGAYHSLRSMVEAELKAGMVDFSYRTDSGCRTLLRLHRSLLWLKLMLEGLADGPDARGRYKTPGELSRDAYQVALAPHHPWVLRQAAELVFLALPNRKYFLQLVCVQEQREATPVLRIIIHALTLVHTRTQRILQEHGMLELP is encoded by the exons ATGGTTTTCCTCAGACGGACGCTGCTGCTTCGCTACCTGCTGCTGGCGGCCATGTTGGCTCTGCTGCTCTTCGTCAGCTCCTTCTGGCTGC ctcaGGGTGGAGGCCGAGATTGTGGCACCGCATGGCAGCCATGTTTGAGTTTTTACAGCCAAAGG cctGAGCCTCTGTTGGTTGCTGCACAGTGGGCGGAGCCAGAGGAAGCCCCGCCCCTCATAAAGGAGTGTCCTGGCCAGTCGTTTCAGGCCTGGCGTCTGCTGCTGTACCTGAAGTCCTGCCTGTCCAAAAACGATGACGTCCTGTTAGAGTCCTACCTGCTGAGCTGGGATCAGCTGATCAA CTTCATGGAGTCTCTTGGGTCGATGGTGAGTTTCTTCTCtcagaaagtgaaagaaaaggtTGTGCTGATTCGAGAGTTGTCGCtcaaacacaaagcagaggCTCATGGGAAACCTGACTCTGGACTACAAACCCCAGCAGCGTTTGGACTGAAAGAAGGG GCGTACCATTCGCTTCGGTCCATGGTGGAGGCGGAGCTAAAAGCGGGCATGGTCGACTTCAGCTACCGCACCGATTCGGGCTGCCGGACGCTGCTGCGGCTGCATCGGTCGCTCCTCTGGCTAAAGCTGATGCTGGAGGGTTTGGCCGACGGACCAGATGCCCGCGGACGATACAAAACCCCTGGAGAGCTGAGCAG GGACGCCTACCAGGTGGCCTTGGCCCCCCACCACCCCTGGGTGCTCCGCCAGGCCGCCGAGTTGGTCTTCCTCGCCCTCCCCAACAGGAAGTACTTTCTGCAGCTGGTATGTGTGCAGGAGCAGCGGGAGGCGACGCCCGTCCTGCGGATCATCATCCACGCCCTGACGCTGGTCCACACCAGAACTCAACGGATCCTCCAAGAGCACGGCATGCTGGAGCTGCCCTGA